Sequence from the Panicum virgatum strain AP13 chromosome 5N, P.virgatum_v5, whole genome shotgun sequence genome:
CAAATAATTATTCAGAGGTGCCAATGGAAATCTTTTACTATTTTTCACAAGGAATTTAGTGCAAAGTAGAAGAAAACATCAAGGATAAGGGTCCAGGGCTTTTCCTAGCCCCCAATCTCCATCCCTGCTTACAACTTTCTGTACAGTGTACACTATCACCATTTCAACGAAACAATAGGTCTTCTCCACTGTTTTATGAATGAATGTGCATGTTACAAAACCAAGGATATAGGACTAATTTTGAAAAGTGCATGAATTCTGAGGCAGAGAAAAGTACCTTCAGTAAACCATGGGGCTCAAGGACATGGGCAGGAGAGGCACATATCGCACCATATGGTTTATTTGATTCTGcttgctttttgagcaagtcaacAAGTTTCTTTGTACTAGCAAACTTCTGAGCACCTTGTAGACCACCCTGTATACATATAAATCTCTAGTGTCAGTGCAAGGCCCTAAAGAACTTTACCTGGGTAATTGGAAATAACTCAACAGCCATGTACCGGCATGACTATCAAATCGAATTGCATTTCAGAAGCTTCATCCAGCATCATATCAGCTATTAGATTAAACTTGTGACGACGGGTCACAATTTGTAACTTTTCCTCCACTGATGCAACAGTAACATTTACTCCTGCTCTACGCAGCACATCAATCAAATTGATAGCTTCCATTTCCTCTGAGCCATTAGCAACTGGCACAAGAACCTGGAGGAGAcataaaggaaaaaaaatcaggaAATGTCAAACTAATTCAGGCTAATAAACAATATTCGAAAGCATGAGTATTCTATCAAAATAGTAGCATTGGCGAAAGCAGCCTAGGTGCTGCTGTTTGAAATATGAATATTATCCTTTTAATGAATGGCAGAGCGCCTGtccatttttttaaaagaaccATATCAACAGTCTACCAAAGACTCAATGATCACCCATAACTGATAATGAACAACATTTGCAGGGCAGTAGATTTGCTACATTGTTAATGAGAAATATGAACAGTCATAATTGAACGGAAACAAGGTTGCAGAGAACATGTGCACCATGTTTCGAGGGAGGCAGCAATAAGTTACTCCTATCACTATCAGAACCAGTGGAATAAATAAAATTCCAACATAAGGAAGAATACCAGAAAGCAACCTAAATGAATGAGGTTCATTGGAGTTCATTTTCATCTCATACCTGAGGTGTATCACTGCACTTCCATTCAACTGAATTAAGCTCTTCTATGGTATATTCAACTCCATGTTGAGGACGCACATACTGAAAACAAGCCATTTAGATTAATGAAATATgccaaagaaagaaaaatggaaaacaAAACAACTGaataaattacaaacaaatatGCAGCAAAACCATCCCTACACAGTACATATATCACATACCCTAATATATATTTATAGACAGTTGTTTCAGGGGAGTGGGAAAAAAGGGTGTCACTAACACTAAGCCACAGCTGACAGCACTAACACAACTGTTTGATACCAATTTATCATAGGTGTAAATTAACAAAATTCAGCTTCCTTGTGAACAATAATCATTAAGGCATACACTATTTGGAACCCTCATGTTCTTAACACAACAAAGAGAAACAGAGGAGTTTTATGGCTTATAGCTTACCAAAGGCCCAGCAACCTCCTCCATCTTCTCTTTGCCATATAGCCGCTCCACCAAAGCAAGAGCAAACTCAATTGCTGTTCCTGGACCCTGGCTGGTCACGGCATTCCGATCCACCACCACCCTTGAGTTCACAGGGATCACATCTGCAGTGAACTTCTCCATGAATGATGGATAACAGCTTGCCTGCAATAACAAATTAAGCCATAATTTCTCAGCATTGCACATATTTCCGAGCAAAACCAATGCACAGAATGTTGATCAATGTGGCACCTTTAAGCCTTTCAGCATTCCCCAATAAGCCAGCGTCACCGCGGGCGCAGCGCAGATGGCGCCGTAGAGGCCCCCGTTCTCGGCATGTTTCTTGACCATCTTCTCGAGTGCTTTGCAATCTCTAAGGTTAACTGAACCCGGCATTCCTCCCTGCACCAAACTAACCATCAACACCAGAAGAGCAGGCCATGCATCAACCTCCTGACGGTTAATTTGTTGACGAAAGCAGCCAGCAGTTGTTTCGTGCAAGAAAGGCAGTTAATTtggagtgggggggggggggggggggaactgAGGAGGTGAACGCACCGGCAGGGCGATGAGGTCAAAGGCCTCGCCTTCGAGGTCGGCGACGCGGCCGTCGGCGACGAGCTTGACCCCGTAGGCGGCCTCCACGACGAGGCCATCGTCCCCCGGCGggtcggcggtggcgacggtgacccgcgcgccggcgcggtTGAGGACGtcggcggtggccgccgcctcTATCGGCTCCGTGCCGGCGGCAACCGGCACCAGCACCCGCTTGGCCGTCTCGCCGCCCGAGGCGAAGGCGCGGGCGTGGAGCAGGCGgcgggaagcggcggcggcggcacgcctcACCAACGaagacgcggcggcggccatccgGAACTGCGAGCCCTCGCGCGGCGGGATCCTTGCCTTGCTCGCCGGGAAGATGCCTTAAGACTGGGAGGTGGGTTTGAGGGTCCGCCGCTTTGGCTTTCCTTCCCGTGAGATCAGGCTACTCGATTACGATTACGACTGGTTGGGTTCTTGGCTTCTTGCCGCCGTAGGAGCAGGGCAAGGTCGCTGCGGATTTGCTTCGGCGCCGAGCAGCCGAGCAGAGTGCGTCAGGTGTCAGCAAGTCGTCGCCACCGCTTCTCGTTGTTTCCTGGCGTAAACTATGCCAGTGACGCGTGAGGCCGAGAGCCGCGGCCGCGTGGCTTCTGCGCTGTACTCAATTGCTGCTCATCACTTTTGAAACTGATTTCGCTTTCAGTAGTTGGAGTGCCCTCTACCGTGGATACCTGAAAGTGTTCAAAATCCTTTCAGAAGTTTACATTTGAAACTGATCCCGAAAGTTTCTTTCTGATCCACTACTTTTGGCGACAAACAATGTCTTTGGACTCCTCCACTAATTAAAGTGCTCAATGTCTGTAGTCGGCTTTAGTCTGGAAAGGTTGGGGTGTTTGGTAGGGACTAAACTTTACTACTTTAGTTCTATCTTTTAACACCGATTAGATGGACCAAAATAAAagctaattacaaaactaattgtataagcCACGACTAATTAtgaagatgaatctattaagactaattagacCATAATTTGATAATATTTGTGCTATAGTAAACATGGATTCGCCTCGCGAACTAGGTACCATTTATGCAATCTCATtagactatatttaatatttctaattggTGTGCAAACCTCCAATATTACGGGACTAAAACTTTTAATTCCAGAATCTAAAAGGCACAAGGTTTGGAGTTGTTTGTATTTCTTTAACCTTCTCTCTTCTAATAAAACTTACTATAAATCTCTTGACGCTTAAGTGTTTGCTGAAAAAGATGCTCAACGTTTTCCTCCTTTTTAATGAATTCAAGAGTGTTTTGTCCTTtttgcggcggcggcaagcggcgcgggagcgccgccgaccAGCCGGAGTCGGACGTCAGGTGGGCAATGGTCGGCGACAGAGTTGAGAAGAAGATTGGGGAAGGAGAGGTGGGCGGCGGCTTGAACGAATTCCAATCGCACATAGCGATGAATAGATGCCCCGATTGAGCCCTCCCGCCTCATCGCTTGCCGGTCAGACAAAAAGCAAGCCATCGATCCCCCAGTGTCGACGCCGCCTAGCTCGCTGCCGAATGCCGATCGATGAGCGCAGCTGGCCTCTTCTCCACGATGGCCACGGCGAACTCCATGGCGGCCAGCAGTTGAAGGGAGGAAACGATCAAGATCGATGAAACTTTCAGCGTGGTGAGCGCGCGCGTCCAGTTCGGGGATGAGGACGATACATCAAGCTAGCACGAGATAAAGTTGATCTTGGTTTTCTTTTGTTTGGATGTGTGTGGCTGTGTGCGTGTGCGTTCAATGCAGATGCCGGCGCAGGCTACGTGCACGCAGTGAATGGATTGAGGCACGTAACGCGGCCGGCCAGTCGCGAGTAAATGCGGCGCACGCCAGCGCGGGCTGCTGTTTCATTGCTAGCCccctgctgttttttttttgccccccTCCCATTCCCTGCAACTTCTATTCGTTTTTTTATACTAAGCCATGTTTCGATTAATGCAAAACCCTTCGCAAGTATATTTAaacctttttttatttcttttacaATGCTTTGACCTTAATTTTCTACAATATATATACTACTGACACTCGCGTACGTTAAGTTGCATTGTTTCCTATCAGTCGTCGGCAATGCAAGCAGGGCCGGCCGGCGTGTACAGTACAGTACGTGTTGCGCCCAGCTTGCAcactgaggaatgttgagtaccttctcctggctgtgatgagtgaattgtcaaccgtgtggtgtgatcgtgtgcttggtctttggttgcaggtacacgggcgtcgagtgtcgacggagagctgccgtggaggtgctgtggccgatggaccgtgcggtggacggcggtgaagggcagccggggccggagctcgggccgggcggcagctgtggcgtccactcctggatcgagggcgcaagcaccggtggatggcgggtttcttcgtttgcgccacaaaaccaagttggcggacggcggttgaagacgccaagtcgtggaggcacgggcgtcggtctcgggactggcggaggaacgggcgtcgacggcgtctagggcctcgctgcgggcgaggaggtgacgggcgtcgggcggcgtctagggccgtcagaaggccgaggcgggaacggcgtccagggccacggcgtggaggcgg
This genomic interval carries:
- the LOC120675742 gene encoding protein DJ-1 homolog A-like, translating into MAAAASSLVRRAAAAASRRLLHARAFASGGETAKRVLVPVAAGTEPIEAAATADVLNRAGARVTVATADPPGDDGLVVEAAYGVKLVADGRVADLEGEAFDLIALPGGMPGSVNLRDCKALEKMVKKHAENGGLYGAICAAPAVTLAYWGMLKGLKASCYPSFMEKFTADVIPVNSRVVVDRNAVTSQGPGTAIEFALALVERLYGKEKMEEVAGPLYVRPQHGVEYTIEELNSVEWKCSDTPQVLVPVANGSEEMEAINLIDVLRRAGVNVTVASVEEKLQIVTRRHKFNLIADMMLDEASEMQFDLIVMPGGLQGAQKFASTKKLVDLLKKQAESNKPYGAICASPAHVLEPHGLLKGKKATAFPPMSHLLTDQSACDHRVVVDGNLITSQAPGTATEFSLAIVEKLLGRDKAISIAKELIFM